The proteins below come from a single Malus sylvestris chromosome 3, drMalSylv7.2, whole genome shotgun sequence genomic window:
- the LOC126615424 gene encoding uncharacterized protein LOC126615424, producing MPPKRKRLYNTAEEMSDKERKMYFRKMQSYQLTNQWQQSVDKWWNLNKQLETVGWRVHKIFPPVMIQRRPVCVSASLCNCVSAHYAMRMGIEPPILSLESIVRGVFNERALKARMLADQEDKISVLALMGHMAPDCDISLLDGLKYVSRFGIPLKKYWKTGQKAPNVPHEKLYKYRIADYKSIGNHKPTIEFMHRQFPLLCDAFLSDAVYDYKDGIYTYEMNRQGDNLGLHAMVLVGWGYSVIGDKSSESSGDLEESDEDADVGAEEGSGEDEESKEDREVNHYYIVMCNWGDKWGQGGFGLMEKSLIRRVYYPTILPPDELPPDEI from the exons ATGCCGCCCAAGAGAAAAAGGCTGTACAACACAGCCGAAGAAATGTCAGACAAGGAGAG GAAAATGTATTTTAGGAAAATGCAAAGTTACCAATTAACCAATCAATGGCAACAGAGTGTAGATAAATGGTGGAACCTTAACAAACAGCTTGAGACCGTGGGCTGGAGAGTTCATAAGATCTTTCCACCAGTTATGATACAACGAAGGC CGGTTTGTGTGTCGGCCTCCCTGTGTAATTGTGTTTCGGCACATTACGCAATGAGAATGGGAATTGAGCCGCCCATACTCTCGCTTGAGAGTATTGTGAGAGGCGTGTTCAATGAAAGAGCTTTAAAAGCTCGGATGCTAGCCGATCAAGAAGACAAAATTTCAGTTCTTGCATTAATGGGCCACATGGCTCCGGACTGTGATATTTCTCTACTGGACGGGCTAAAGTATGTGTCGAGATTTGGAATTCCTTTAAAGAAGTATTGGAAAACCGGACAAAAGGCACCAAACGTCCCACAT GAAAAGCTTTACAAGTATAGGATTGCCGATTACAAAAGTATTGGCAACCATAAGCCCACCATTGAATTTATGCACAGACAGTTTCCCCTCCTTTGCGATGCTTTCTTGAGTGACGCTGTTTATGATTACAAAGAT GGAATTTATACCTATGAAATGAATCGCCAAGGTGACAACTTGGGATTGCATGCAATGGTATTAGTAGGATGGGGATATAGTGTCATTGGAGACAAATCAAGTGAAAGCAGCGGAGACCTCGAGGAAAGCGATGAAGACGCCGATGTAGGTGCTGAGGAAGGCAGCGGAGAGGACGAAGAGTCAAAGGAAGACAGGGAAGTCAACCATTACTACATAGTGATGTGCAACTGGGGGGATAAATGGGGTCAGGGAGGATTTGGCCTTATGGAGAAAAGTTTAATCCGGCGGGTCTATTATCCCACAATACTGCCTCCTGATGAATTGCCGCCTGATGAGATCTGA
- the LOC126616347 gene encoding DEAD-box ATP-dependent RNA helicase 20-like has translation MAKRSDDSIYHGRPTKRSWLDAVDGGAVGGLRRSEPLAQHYGADAAGGISYTAGDVKQCRRQRRKITAETQDLPSETQDLPSETDDLEREVTCFLDDLPSETQDLNTDVTSYTPQGSMPETQHLNTDDTSYTVEEYRQRRGITVEGRGDIPNPIRNFDDTRFPENVIQQFSKAGFARPTPIQAQVWPMALEGRDLIGIAQPGSGKKLAYLMPAIVHINSQPKLSRGGDGPRVLILAPTLRLGEEIQQEYAKFCAASNIKVLLSWKLSSPKKSRGGILIATPRSLLVALEDGYTNVRRVTYLVLDGADWMLEKQNMGFGSQIQDIVSKIHPDCQILLLGTSWSKEVDKRANRFLYNACNVAIVSPPLKPTHPIDQTVYVVTEDQKYNKLVELLGRIVDGSRILIFMDIKEGCEKRDQFALQLYRDGQHAVSLHENKGQAEMARIVSEFQAGRVPIMIATDVAARDLDLKDVKYVINYEFPVSLDDYVYRIDRAGSAAAKGTVFTFFTTANAVFAEELIILLKEAGQKVSSELEQLGRDVPYPGTYIPAPWRWAVNQEEIGAGHFFPLYLHCSKTKDIASNVVQEINRKKGLQLHFLSVVEAYQHLS, from the exons ATGGCGAAGCGCTCCGATGATTCCATTTATCACGGTCGTCCGACAAAAAGAag TTGGTTGGATGCTGTTGATGGTGGTGCTGTGGGCGGACTTCGTCGCTCCGAACCGTTGGCACAGCATTATGGTGCTGATGCTGCTGGAGGCATTTCATATACGGCCGGCGACGTCAAGCAGTGTAGGAGGCAGCGGAGGAAAATTACTGCTGAAACGCAGGACCTCCCTTCTGAAACGCAGGACCTCCCGTCTGAAACGGACGACCTCGAGAGGGAAGTTACTTGTTTCTTGGACGACCTCCCGTCTGAAACGCAGGACCTCAATACTGATGTCACCTCTTATACGCCTCAGGGCAGCATGCCTGAAACGCAGCACCTCAATACTGATGATACCTCTTATACGGTCGAGGAGTATAGGCAACGGAGGGGAATCACTGTTGAAGGCCGTGGTGATATTCCAAACCCCATCAGGAATTTCGATGACACTCGGTTTCCAG AAAATGTTATacaacaattttcaaaagctggATTTGCTAGGCCTACACCAATTCAAGCTCAAGTATGGCCAATGGCTTTGGAGGGCCGTGACCTCATTGGTATTGCTCAACCAGGATCCGGGAAGAAGCTGGCGTATCTGATGCCTGCAATTGTCCATATAAACTCCCAGCCAAAACTAT CTCGTGGTGGAGATGGCCCAAGAGTATTGATTTTAGCTCCAACGCTGCGACTCGGTGAAGAAATCCAACAAGAGTATGCTAAATTTTGTGCAGCTTCCAACATTAAAGTCTTATTAAGCTGGAAACTGTCTTCTCCTAAAAAAAGTA GAGGTGGGATTCTAATCGCCACACCTAGGTCCTTGCTTGTTGCGTTAGAGGATGGTTATACTAACGTCAGAAGGGTCACATATCTTGTGTTGGATGGCGCTGATTGGATGctagaaaaacaaaacatgggGTTTGGGTCTCAAATACAAGACATTGTTTCTAAG ATTCACCCAGACTGTCAAATATTATTGTTGGGTACTAGCTGGTCAAAGGAGGTTGATAAACGGGCAAACCGGTTCCTTTACAACGCATGCAAT GTTGCAATTGTTTCTCCACCTCTGAAACCTACACATCCGATCGACCAAACTGTTTACGTCGTTACTGAAGATCAGAAATATAACAA ATTGGTAGAGTTGCTAGGTCGTATAGTGGATGGCAGCAGAATACTGATATTCATGGATATAAAGGAAGGATGCGAAAAACGTGATCAGTTTGCCCTGCAGCTTTATAGGGACGGTCAGCATGCAGTCTCGCTTCATGAAAACAAGGGTCAAGCGGAAATGGCCCGGATTGTCTCTGAGTTTCAAGCTGGCAGGGTCCCCATAATGATTGCAACCGATGTTGCTGCTCGTGATCTAg ATCTGAAGGATGTGAAATATGTTATCAATTACGAGTTTCCAGTGTCCCTTGATGATTATGTTTACCGCATTGACCGTGCTGGAAGTGCCGCAGCAAAAGGAACAGTATTCACGTTCTTTACAACTGCTAATGCTGTATTCGCAGAGGAACTTATTATCTTACTCAAGGAAGCTGGACAGAAGGTTAGTTCTGAATTGGAACAACTGGGGCGTGATGTACCATATCCAG GAACCTACATACCTGCACCGTGGCGGTGGGCGGTTAACCAGGAGGAG ATTGGAGCTGGTCATTTCTTTCCGTTGTATCTGCATTGTTCTAAGACCAAGGATATTGCCAGTAACGTCGTGCAAGAAATCAACCGAAAAAAG GGCCTCCAACTGCATTTTTTGAGCGTGGTGGAGGCATACCAACACTTGTCCTGA